A genomic region of Bacillota bacterium contains the following coding sequences:
- a CDS encoding GIY-YIG nuclease family protein, translating into MSHYVYILRCQDGSLYTGYTTAPERRLREHQQGEGGRYTKGRRPVELLG; encoded by the coding sequence ATGTCCCATTACGTCTACATTCTCCGGTGCCAAGACGGAAGCCTCTACACCGGATACACAACCGCCCCCGAGCGCCGGCTGAGAGAACACCAACAGGGAGAGGGTGGTCGCTATACCAAAGGGCGACGGCCGGTGGAGCTACTGGGTTAG
- a CDS encoding peptide transporter, with amino-acid sequence MDEKKARHEKALAPETFILSVIMAAAAAAICMQIISRIGITPNTSIIGAIVAMTLARVPFASMAKFRSLERQNLVQTMTSAGGFGAANCGLLAVGIIYLYGEPGLVIPMLIGSTISTLVGMSFVYSVFDSDLYPGDGAWPPGVATAQAIIAGDEGGRKARRLVEGVIAGVVGTHFKLPMAGVGIVFIANIFAMAALGIGLVIRGYSQQLFGIDLGTTYVPHGVMIGAGIVSLIQAIIIIQRGGQANKADEESKAVTEKTVGPTQAKRAALVHLGLYLVGAVALAVVGGIIAEMSFGTMMIWTLWAGISALLAAILVGLAAMHSGWFPGFAITVIFLTLGLFMGFPGVPLALLSGYVASSGPCFADMGYDLKTGWILRGDGKDVEYELEGRKEQLIAELVGGIVAMVMVALFMNMHFQLDMLPPVSRVFATTVKAGAGEPGIVRQLAIWAIPGAILQAIGGSGRAMGILFATGLLINNPIYGIGVLIAVIVRLIIGTEPMEIREAGLIAGDGLYGFFSAIARAFF; translated from the coding sequence ATGGACGAAAAGAAAGCTAGGCATGAAAAGGCGTTGGCACCGGAAACGTTCATACTGAGTGTCATTATGGCGGCAGCAGCAGCGGCCATTTGCATGCAGATTATTTCCCGGATCGGAATCACTCCCAATACATCGATCATTGGAGCCATTGTGGCTATGACTTTGGCTCGGGTTCCTTTTGCCTCTATGGCTAAGTTCCGTTCGCTGGAGAGACAGAACTTGGTACAGACCATGACTTCGGCCGGTGGATTTGGTGCTGCTAACTGCGGTTTGTTGGCCGTCGGCATCATTTACCTTTATGGAGAGCCTGGATTGGTTATACCCATGTTAATTGGCTCTACCATATCTACCCTGGTAGGTATGAGCTTTGTCTACAGTGTATTCGACTCTGACTTGTATCCCGGAGATGGGGCTTGGCCGCCGGGTGTGGCTACTGCTCAGGCCATTATTGCTGGTGATGAAGGTGGGCGGAAAGCTAGAAGACTAGTGGAAGGCGTTATTGCCGGAGTGGTCGGTACCCACTTTAAACTACCCATGGCCGGAGTGGGGATCGTTTTTATAGCTAATATCTTTGCCATGGCTGCGCTAGGAATAGGACTTGTCATACGCGGGTATTCTCAACAGTTATTCGGCATTGACCTGGGCACGACTTATGTTCCCCATGGCGTTATGATTGGGGCCGGGATAGTTAGCTTGATCCAAGCAATAATAATCATTCAGCGCGGAGGTCAGGCTAATAAGGCCGACGAAGAAAGTAAGGCTGTGACGGAAAAAACAGTTGGGCCTACCCAAGCAAAGCGCGCTGCCTTAGTGCACCTAGGACTATACTTGGTGGGAGCAGTTGCTCTGGCGGTTGTCGGTGGTATTATCGCGGAAATGAGTTTCGGTACCATGATGATATGGACTCTCTGGGCCGGGATCTCAGCTCTGTTGGCAGCTATTTTAGTCGGCTTAGCAGCCATGCACTCAGGCTGGTTCCCCGGCTTTGCCATTACTGTTATTTTCTTAACCTTAGGGCTGTTCATGGGGTTCCCAGGTGTACCGCTAGCTCTCTTGAGCGGTTACGTTGCCAGTTCCGGTCCCTGTTTTGCTGACATGGGTTACGACTTGAAGACAGGCTGGATTTTGCGCGGCGATGGTAAAGATGTTGAGTATGAACTGGAGGGACGCAAGGAACAACTTATTGCCGAGTTAGTTGGAGGTATTGTGGCCATGGTTATGGTGGCCCTCTTTATGAACATGCATTTCCAACTGGATATGCTGCCTCCCGTCAGCCGGGTATTCGCTACCACCGTCAAGGCTGGGGCCGGTGAGCCAGGAATTGTACGCCAGTTGGCGATCTGGGCCATACCAGGAGCAATTCTGCAGGCCATTGGCGGATCCGGTCGGGCAATGGGGATTCTATTTGCCACGGGACTGTTGATCAACAATCCTATCTACGGCATTGGTGTTCTGATTGCCGTAATCGTACGGCTCATTATCGGGACAGAGCCCATGGAAATCCGTGAAGCCGGACTAATTGCCGGCGATGGACTATATGGATTCTTTTCCGCTATAGCACGAGCATTCTTTTAG
- a CDS encoding hydantoin racemase produces MEKARIGLIRVLTTDDPQVLGLHGHLIMNYFPGLEVITSCIAGQPRGVFDQATEEQAWPKVVALAQEMAQDGLQAIIVSCAADPGVQQAREVLDIPIIGAGSAAAHVALSLSASVAALGITEDVPAAMANVLGSALLASAKPVGVETTVDLMKPPGKQAVLTAAEKLREKGAQVLVLACTGMSTIGVAEDIRRELGIRVVDPVIATGLIAWYVSREA; encoded by the coding sequence ATGGAAAAAGCAAGGATTGGCCTGATTCGGGTGCTGACCACCGATGATCCGCAAGTTCTGGGTTTACACGGCCATCTCATCATGAACTATTTCCCTGGACTAGAAGTGATTACGAGCTGCATTGCCGGACAACCACGCGGTGTATTCGACCAAGCTACCGAAGAGCAAGCATGGCCCAAAGTAGTGGCTTTAGCGCAAGAGATGGCCCAGGACGGTTTACAGGCAATTATTGTCAGCTGCGCCGCTGATCCCGGGGTCCAGCAGGCCAGAGAAGTACTGGACATCCCTATTATCGGTGCCGGCAGTGCAGCTGCCCATGTGGCCCTCAGCTTGAGTGCCAGTGTTGCTGCTCTGGGCATAACCGAGGATGTTCCGGCAGCAATGGCTAATGTTCTGGGGTCAGCCCTGTTAGCTTCGGCCAAACCCGTGGGCGTAGAGACTACTGTAGATCTCATGAAACCACCTGGTAAGCAGGCTGTTTTGACAGCAGCGGAAAAGCTGAGGGAGAAAGGAGCCCAGGTGTTAGTCTTGGCTTGTACCGGGATGTCAACCATCGGGGTGGCGGAGGATATTCGTCGGGAGCTTGGTATTAGGGTGGTAGATCCGGTTATTGCAACTGGCCTTATTGCTTGGTATGTCTCCAGGGAAGCTTAA
- a CDS encoding DUF917 family protein, with amino-acid sequence MAELIMDQELVEAAVIGGAVLGGGGGGSMAWGRELAQLAVRMGTVRLVDIDAMDDEAILFTVSAVGAPAAKEAMVKPVGYVRAVELLTEKAQIKADGLITNECGGTATINGWLQSAILGIPVVDAPCNGRAHPTGAMGSMGLHAKEGYISYQTAAGGDPAEGRYLELFVQGNIERAAALVRQAAVQAGGLVAVARNPIDAGYVKKNGAPGAVRQSITLGQAMLAARPKGGTAVVEAAAEVLGGQIVETGAVEKVELVTAGGFDSGRVTLGSFELTFWNEYMTLEKDGTRLGTFPDLIMTLDKSTGTPVSSADIHEQQEVAILYVPRANLLLGAGMFSPELLVAAEKVTGKKVIDYLEQ; translated from the coding sequence GTGGCAGAACTGATCATGGATCAAGAGTTAGTTGAGGCAGCGGTAATCGGTGGGGCTGTACTGGGCGGTGGCGGCGGTGGATCTATGGCATGGGGGCGTGAACTGGCCCAGCTGGCTGTGCGCATGGGTACAGTCCGGCTGGTGGATATCGACGCGATGGATGACGAAGCTATCTTGTTTACGGTGTCGGCTGTAGGAGCCCCGGCGGCCAAGGAGGCCATGGTCAAACCGGTGGGCTATGTCCGAGCAGTGGAACTGCTGACCGAAAAGGCCCAAATAAAGGCGGACGGGCTCATAACCAACGAATGTGGCGGAACAGCCACTATCAACGGCTGGTTACAGTCGGCAATCTTAGGTATCCCAGTGGTAGATGCGCCCTGCAATGGTCGCGCTCATCCCACGGGAGCCATGGGGTCCATGGGACTTCATGCTAAAGAAGGTTATATATCTTATCAGACGGCGGCCGGGGGAGATCCTGCCGAGGGAAGATACCTGGAACTGTTTGTGCAAGGCAATATTGAACGGGCGGCTGCTTTAGTGCGGCAGGCGGCTGTACAGGCCGGCGGCCTGGTGGCTGTAGCCCGAAATCCCATCGATGCCGGTTATGTAAAGAAGAACGGAGCTCCAGGAGCTGTCCGTCAGTCAATAACTTTGGGTCAAGCTATGCTGGCAGCCCGGCCCAAAGGTGGAACTGCTGTGGTTGAAGCGGCGGCGGAGGTGTTAGGCGGCCAGATTGTGGAGACGGGAGCAGTAGAAAAAGTTGAACTCGTCACCGCCGGCGGCTTCGACTCTGGGCGAGTAACACTCGGTTCTTTTGAACTTACGTTTTGGAACGAGTATATGACCCTTGAAAAAGACGGTACCAGGTTGGGGACATTCCCGGATCTTATTATGACCTTGGATAAGTCCACCGGCACCCCGGTCTCCTCCGCCGATATTCATGAACAACAAGAGGTAGCCATACTTTATGTACCGCGAGCCAATTTGCTGCTGGGAGCAGGTATGTTTAGCCCGGAACTGTTGGTGGCGGCGGAAAAAGTGACGGGTAAGAAAGTAATTGACTATCTTGAGCAATAA
- a CDS encoding DUF1177 domain-containing protein, whose product MLKQVLEVFEILDSPQADGEQVTKLLLDAGVHQVESQRIQGPKGYTDFVKAVIPGRSGKISGGKAPTLGIVGRLGGLGARPERIGFVSDGDGAAVAVAAALKLGCMHALGDILAGDVIVTTHICPHAPTRPHEPVPFMDSPVDIATMNEYEIDPAMDAILSVDTTKGNRIINHRGFAISPTVKEGYILRVSEDLLDIMSITTGQLPVVFAITTQDITPYGNGVYHVNSILQPATATTAPCVGVAITAETPVPGCATGASHAGDVELAARFVIEVAKVFGEGKCKFYDEEEYKHLVHLYGSLSHLQTLGRAD is encoded by the coding sequence CTGCTAAAACAGGTTCTCGAGGTGTTCGAGATACTGGACAGTCCGCAGGCCGACGGTGAACAAGTTACTAAACTGCTGCTGGATGCCGGCGTTCACCAAGTAGAGTCCCAACGTATCCAAGGTCCTAAAGGCTACACTGACTTTGTTAAGGCTGTAATTCCTGGCCGGTCCGGCAAGATAAGCGGCGGTAAGGCACCTACGTTGGGAATAGTCGGTCGTTTGGGCGGGCTGGGAGCACGGCCGGAACGAATCGGCTTTGTATCCGACGGTGACGGAGCAGCGGTAGCTGTTGCGGCCGCGTTAAAGCTGGGGTGCATGCATGCTTTGGGAGATATATTAGCAGGTGATGTAATAGTGACTACCCACATTTGCCCTCATGCACCCACTAGACCTCATGAACCGGTACCGTTTATGGATTCACCAGTGGACATTGCCACCATGAACGAGTATGAAATTGATCCTGCCATGGATGCCATTCTCTCCGTTGATACCACCAAAGGCAACCGGATTATCAACCATCGCGGCTTTGCCATTTCACCCACTGTAAAAGAAGGCTATATTCTTCGGGTTAGTGAAGACTTGTTGGATATCATGTCCATCACCACCGGTCAGCTCCCGGTTGTGTTTGCCATTACGACTCAAGATATCACACCCTACGGCAATGGTGTCTACCATGTCAACAGCATTCTTCAGCCGGCAACAGCCACCACGGCTCCCTGCGTGGGTGTGGCTATTACGGCAGAAACACCTGTTCCCGGCTGTGCCACCGGGGCTAGTCATGCCGGCGATGTTGAACTGGCAGCCCGGTTTGTTATCGAAGTGGCCAAAGTTTTCGGTGAGGGCAAATGCAAATTCTATGATGAAGAAGAATACAAGCATCTGGTTCATCTCTACGGGTCCTTAAGTCATCTGCAGACCTTAGGCCGGGCCGACTAG
- a CDS encoding AroM family protein: protein MKGKVIGAVTIGQAPRVDIMPELTAILGPEVQVKEAGALDGLSKEEIAAFAPKAGDYVLVTRLADGSSVKVAEQYITPRIKERIQNFFDQGIEVVALLCTGEFELVGKGLLVRPQPILYNVTKAVADGLKVGVVSPAADQIPQSKKRWQQVGTEQVMVAASPYGDVAELEKAADALKRQQVQLVVLDCMGYTLAMQEKVRQITGAPVILARGIFARVLKELIG from the coding sequence ATGAAAGGTAAAGTTATTGGGGCTGTGACTATTGGTCAGGCTCCTAGGGTTGACATCATGCCAGAGCTGACTGCTATCTTAGGTCCTGAGGTGCAGGTCAAAGAAGCGGGAGCGCTGGATGGGCTGAGCAAAGAGGAAATAGCCGCTTTCGCTCCAAAGGCTGGAGACTATGTACTGGTCACGCGGTTGGCAGACGGCTCATCGGTGAAAGTGGCCGAACAGTATATCACACCGCGAATTAAGGAGAGGATCCAAAATTTCTTCGATCAGGGGATCGAAGTGGTAGCTCTCCTTTGCACCGGCGAATTTGAATTAGTGGGGAAGGGATTGTTAGTTCGCCCTCAACCAATACTGTACAACGTAACTAAGGCCGTGGCCGATGGACTAAAAGTTGGGGTAGTGTCCCCGGCTGCTGATCAAATTCCTCAGTCTAAGAAACGTTGGCAGCAAGTGGGGACCGAACAAGTTATGGTGGCGGCTTCTCCGTATGGTGATGTGGCCGAACTTGAAAAGGCGGCAGATGCGCTTAAGCGCCAACAAGTGCAGTTGGTGGTCCTAGATTGTATGGGCTATACTCTAGCCATGCAAGAGAAAGTACGGCAGATTACCGGTGCTCCGGTTATTTTGGCCCGGGGAATTTTTGCCCGAGTTCTTAAGGAGCTCATTGGGTGA
- a CDS encoding aminopeptidase, with protein sequence MTTSMVKIAEHLLRQNLALKDGEQLLIIVDETTLSIGEALFAAGRDLGAKVVQMQMQPLGKSGVEPIPIVSQGMSAADVVVAATAHSLTHTQARKKACAAGTRIATMPGITVEMFAGGALAADYEQIAARTNKLADLLTEAKEAVLINGGARLSMSLESRKAVASTGIYRSKGQGGNLPSGEAFIAPVEGTAEGEIVIDGSFAGLGTLQAPLKLTFCQGAMVDAVGPDSHKLLSLLGDNLLARNLAELGIGTNDKASVIGVVLEDEKVYGTAHIALGSNDTFGGQVAAGIHVDGVIMAPELYLDGEPILRDGQLVI encoded by the coding sequence ATGACTACAAGTATGGTGAAGATTGCCGAGCATCTTTTGCGGCAGAATTTAGCCTTAAAGGACGGGGAACAACTGCTGATAATCGTCGATGAGACTACTTTATCCATTGGCGAGGCTTTGTTTGCGGCTGGGAGAGACTTAGGGGCCAAAGTAGTACAGATGCAGATGCAGCCTTTAGGTAAAAGCGGCGTGGAGCCAATCCCAATCGTATCGCAAGGCATGTCGGCGGCCGACGTGGTAGTGGCGGCAACGGCCCACTCTCTTACTCATACCCAAGCCCGCAAAAAAGCTTGTGCTGCCGGTACTCGAATAGCTACCATGCCGGGGATAACAGTGGAGATGTTTGCCGGCGGCGCCCTGGCTGCCGACTATGAACAAATAGCAGCCCGCACTAACAAGCTGGCAGACCTTTTAACTGAGGCCAAAGAAGCGGTGCTGATAAATGGCGGGGCGCGGCTCAGCATGTCTTTAGAAAGCCGAAAGGCGGTGGCCAGTACCGGTATCTATCGTAGCAAGGGCCAGGGGGGCAACCTCCCTTCCGGAGAGGCTTTCATTGCTCCGGTGGAAGGCACTGCCGAAGGTGAGATCGTAATCGACGGGTCTTTTGCCGGCCTCGGGACCCTGCAAGCTCCGCTGAAACTGACATTTTGTCAAGGAGCTATGGTAGATGCAGTCGGCCCCGACAGCCATAAGCTTCTCTCTCTACTGGGGGACAATCTATTAGCCCGCAACTTAGCCGAACTGGGGATCGGAACCAACGACAAGGCCAGCGTAATCGGAGTGGTGCTGGAGGACGAAAAAGTCTACGGGACAGCCCATATTGCCCTTGGCAGCAACGATACTTTCGGCGGCCAAGTAGCTGCCGGCATTCACGTCGATGGGGTGATTATGGCTCCTGAACTTTACCTGGACGGCGAGCCCATCCTTCGCGACGGACAGTTGGTGATATAG
- a CDS encoding acetamidase/formamidase family protein has translation MKAATTVCVQEYTNGLLDPKQPMLGPVKDGGYIIANTAPGCWGPMITPALRGGHEVTKPVFVEGAEVGDAIAIRIKSIEITSRATSSGVDFAYPDRFEGDPFVASKCAACGEIWPESVVEGIGPDAVRCKKCGSSVSTFGFTNGYTIVFDEGKRVGVTVPLTVAEKIAADGRNYMHIPDKSVQHPVVTLAPAHLSGIATRLKPFLGQLGTVPSVIFPDSHNAGDFGTFLIGAPHPYALTTDQLLLRTDGHMDINWVRAGCIVICPVKVPGGGIYVGDAHALQGSGEIAGHTCDVAATVTLQVDVIKQLRNEGPILLPLEEDLPDLARPLKAKEREIAYRQAKKWGMEELETSLPLSFVGTGENLNIAIDNSLTRAASLLEMSVAEVKNRATITGSIDLGRAPGVVMATFLVPIDVLDRLGLLEIVQEQYEYR, from the coding sequence ATGAAAGCGGCGACAACTGTATGTGTGCAGGAATACACAAATGGCTTGCTGGATCCTAAACAGCCTATGTTGGGTCCTGTAAAAGACGGCGGCTACATTATTGCCAATACAGCGCCAGGATGCTGGGGACCGATGATAACGCCGGCTTTGCGCGGTGGACATGAGGTGACTAAGCCAGTGTTTGTTGAAGGTGCTGAAGTGGGCGATGCCATTGCTATTCGTATAAAATCGATCGAAATTACCAGTAGGGCCACATCCTCCGGCGTGGATTTTGCATACCCAGACAGATTCGAAGGGGATCCTTTTGTGGCAAGCAAGTGTGCGGCTTGTGGAGAGATATGGCCGGAAAGCGTGGTAGAAGGTATCGGCCCCGATGCTGTTCGCTGCAAGAAATGCGGCTCATCGGTGTCAACGTTCGGTTTTACCAACGGTTATACAATTGTATTCGATGAAGGGAAAAGAGTAGGAGTCACGGTTCCTCTGACAGTGGCAGAGAAAATTGCGGCTGATGGCAGGAATTACATGCATATTCCAGATAAATCCGTTCAGCATCCTGTTGTGACACTGGCGCCTGCACACCTGTCCGGAATTGCAACCCGGCTAAAGCCGTTTCTAGGGCAACTGGGAACTGTGCCGTCAGTCATATTCCCCGATTCTCACAATGCAGGAGACTTTGGCACTTTCTTGATCGGCGCGCCCCATCCATATGCACTGACAACGGATCAGCTTTTACTGAGAACAGACGGACATATGGATATCAACTGGGTTCGGGCCGGTTGTATCGTCATTTGCCCTGTCAAAGTACCGGGAGGAGGCATTTACGTGGGCGATGCCCATGCACTACAGGGGAGCGGTGAAATTGCCGGGCACACATGTGATGTTGCTGCCACTGTTACATTACAGGTCGATGTTATTAAACAACTTAGAAATGAAGGGCCGATTCTTCTACCGCTGGAAGAAGACCTACCTGATTTGGCACGGCCGCTGAAAGCTAAAGAGCGTGAGATTGCGTACCGGCAAGCAAAGAAATGGGGTATGGAGGAGCTGGAAACATCCCTACCGCTTTCTTTTGTCGGAACGGGTGAGAATCTTAACATAGCAATCGACAATTCGCTTACCCGTGCAGCCTCTCTGCTCGAAATGAGCGTTGCAGAAGTCAAGAACCGTGCAACCATAACCGGATCTATTGATTTGGGGAGAGCACCTGGTGTGGTAATGGCGACTTTCTTAGTTCCGATAGACGTTTTAGACAGACTGGGACTTTTAGAAATCGTCCAGGAACAGTACGAATACCGTTAA
- the mgtE gene encoding magnesium transporter: MATNEIDLIKSIKVMLKRGDTAQIKELFLKLHPADIAELLAEIQNSSQKHLFKLIDYQKAAEVLDELEPEIQIDIINCLPEGKKEKVIREMSIDEIVDLLQVLPENKVEKILEKLSIDELENVKGLLLLSHDSAGGIMTTEYVYIPQDTTVEEAIEMVRKFGRHAETIYYLYIVDENHKLVGVLSLRELISAQRDLLVRTIMHKKVVTVNVDDDQEIAVKTIDKYSLLAVPVIDTNERLMGIITVDDALEVLKEETTEDIHRMAGITAEEDTVLTSSPIQAFRKRIPWLLVCLAGDMLAGNVIEGYSSTLEAVISLAFFIPVLMASGGNVGTQSLALAVRGLATEQLTRDNIIRNLIHETFAGLIAGIVCGGLLAALAFYWQGNPYIGVTVGVAMVVSLALSALIGMLIPIILNLFHIDPAIASGPLITTVVDIITLAVYFGTATLFLKELVI; this comes from the coding sequence ATGGCAACCAATGAAATTGACTTAATCAAGAGTATTAAAGTGATGCTTAAAAGAGGGGATACAGCACAGATAAAAGAACTTTTTCTAAAGCTTCATCCTGCCGACATAGCTGAACTTCTAGCAGAAATACAAAACAGTAGCCAGAAACATCTTTTCAAACTAATTGACTATCAAAAGGCTGCTGAAGTACTGGATGAACTCGAACCTGAAATACAGATTGATATTATTAATTGCCTTCCGGAAGGGAAAAAAGAAAAAGTTATTAGAGAGATGTCTATAGATGAGATAGTGGACTTGCTGCAGGTACTTCCTGAAAACAAGGTGGAAAAAATATTAGAGAAGTTGTCAATAGATGAACTGGAAAATGTAAAAGGGCTGCTTCTTCTTTCCCATGATAGTGCCGGGGGTATAATGACGACAGAATATGTATACATACCCCAGGATACTACAGTAGAGGAAGCCATAGAGATGGTAAGAAAGTTTGGACGCCATGCAGAAACAATATACTATCTCTATATAGTTGATGAAAACCACAAGCTTGTAGGGGTCCTTTCATTAAGAGAATTGATTAGTGCACAGAGGGATCTATTAGTAAGAACGATAATGCATAAGAAGGTTGTAACAGTCAATGTAGATGATGACCAAGAGATTGCTGTAAAAACGATTGATAAGTATTCCCTCCTTGCCGTTCCTGTTATAGATACAAATGAGAGGCTAATGGGGATTATTACGGTAGACGATGCACTAGAGGTACTCAAAGAAGAGACTACTGAAGATATACACAGGATGGCAGGTATAACAGCTGAAGAAGACACTGTGTTAACAAGTTCTCCTATTCAAGCCTTTCGAAAAAGAATTCCATGGTTGCTGGTTTGTCTTGCGGGAGATATGTTAGCCGGGAATGTCATAGAAGGGTATTCATCTACCCTGGAAGCCGTTATTTCACTAGCCTTTTTTATTCCGGTATTGATGGCATCAGGTGGAAATGTTGGGACACAGTCTCTTGCACTGGCAGTGAGGGGTCTGGCAACTGAACAATTGACACGGGACAATATTATTAGGAACTTAATCCATGAAACATTTGCAGGGCTTATTGCAGGAATAGTTTGCGGGGGTTTATTGGCAGCTTTAGCCTTTTATTGGCAGGGGAATCCTTATATAGGAGTAACCGTAGGTGTTGCAATGGTTGTCAGTTTGGCCCTGTCGGCATTAATAGGCATGTTAATTCCAATTATATTAAACTTATTTCATATAGATCCTGCCATAGCATCAGGTCCGCTTATTACTACAGTAGTTGACATAATAACATTGGCTGTCTACTTTGGAACAGCCACTCTTTTTCTCAAAGAATTGGTGATATGA
- the mgtE gene encoding magnesium transporter translates to MTQDDLILREVMRLIEDDNTDILVDYLEELHPTDIANLFKDLPEGNREFIFNCLVSEKAVQVLEELEHDLRLYFLNNVPRNYMTRLLKEMSSDEIADFSRELPDELAERLLGMLAVGERSEIENLLEYDKSTAGGLMTTEYVAFHLDTSIKKVLDKLPDVAPDAETIYYIYVVDNENKIKGVISLRDLILAEPNLPLKEVMLTDVIRIDAGMDQEEVAKVFEKYGLLGMPVVDHDNTLLGIITVDDVFDIIEEEATEDILKLAGADVQLDVEDKSAWYRAYRRLPWLLIALVGQIFSGKVVSGFSETLEAVIALSFFIPVLMDMGGNVGTQSSAIIVRGLATDNIDTQKSIRDDIARESAVGLLLGAVSGIATALIAYVWQGIPMLGLVVGLSMTLTLTVAAALGAFVPLALNKIGKDPAVSSGPFVTTVLDVVGLLIYFGSASLFVGHLL, encoded by the coding sequence ATGACACAAGATGATTTGATCCTCCGGGAAGTAATGCGATTAATAGAAGACGATAATACAGATATACTGGTGGATTATCTGGAAGAATTGCATCCGACTGATATTGCTAATCTTTTTAAGGATTTACCCGAAGGCAATAGAGAATTTATTTTTAACTGCCTCGTTTCCGAAAAAGCAGTCCAGGTGCTTGAAGAATTAGAACATGATCTACGCCTCTATTTTTTGAACAATGTGCCTCGTAATTATATGACCAGACTCTTAAAGGAAATGTCAAGTGATGAAATAGCAGATTTTTCGAGAGAACTACCTGATGAGTTAGCTGAAAGATTACTTGGAATGTTAGCAGTTGGGGAAAGATCGGAAATCGAGAATCTGCTGGAATATGATAAAAGCACGGCAGGGGGGCTAATGACCACTGAGTATGTAGCCTTTCATCTGGACACTTCCATAAAGAAGGTTTTAGATAAGCTTCCTGATGTGGCCCCTGATGCAGAAACTATTTACTATATATATGTAGTTGATAATGAGAACAAAATTAAAGGGGTGATATCGCTACGAGACCTTATACTTGCAGAACCTAACTTACCCCTAAAAGAAGTAATGCTTACTGATGTAATAAGAATAGATGCAGGGATGGATCAGGAAGAAGTTGCCAAAGTATTTGAGAAATATGGTTTATTAGGTATGCCGGTAGTTGATCATGATAACACCCTGCTTGGAATAATAACGGTGGACGATGTATTTGACATAATAGAAGAGGAAGCTACTGAAGATATTTTGAAGCTGGCAGGTGCTGATGTTCAGTTAGATGTAGAAGATAAGTCAGCTTGGTACAGAGCTTATAGGAGGCTTCCATGGCTTCTAATCGCCCTTGTGGGACAGATCTTTTCAGGAAAGGTAGTAAGTGGCTTTTCTGAAACTTTAGAGGCGGTAATTGCATTATCGTTCTTTATCCCTGTCTTAATGGATATGGGTGGGAATGTGGGTACTCAGTCCTCTGCAATAATAGTAAGGGGGCTGGCAACCGACAATATAGACACCCAAAAGAGTATACGGGATGATATAGCTAGGGAAAGTGCTGTTGGCCTTCTACTAGGGGCAGTAAGTGGAATTGCGACTGCATTGATTGCTTATGTATGGCAGGGAATACCTATGTTGGGTCTTGTTGTGGGGCTGTCAATGACCCTTACCCTTACAGTAGCGGCTGCGTTAGGGGCTTTTGTTCCACTTGCTCTTAATAAGATTGGTAAAGATCCCGCTGTTTCATCAGGACCTTTTGTAACTACAGTGCTAGATGTAGTTGGATTGTTAATATATTTTGGCTCAGCGAGTCTTTTTGTAGGACACTTGTTATGA
- a CDS encoding ferritin family protein, which yields MDELEVLQLAGMMEDSGYRFYLEAAKHVKNDKVRELVTHLAKTELEHKEVFDGLYEELLADKGNYDDSYLFNEEVEKFFRQLVSDAVFPEPDAVPMMVQKLKTTDEVLDLAIKAEKASIRYYEKLAQESRLAKTRKVAERLIKEEKTHIEDLQNMRGA from the coding sequence ATGGATGAACTTGAAGTCTTACAACTAGCAGGAATGATGGAAGACAGCGGTTATCGATTCTATTTGGAAGCGGCTAAACATGTAAAAAATGATAAGGTGCGGGAATTGGTTACTCATTTGGCCAAAACAGAACTAGAACACAAGGAAGTATTTGACGGCCTATATGAAGAACTTCTGGCTGACAAGGGAAACTACGATGACAGCTACTTGTTTAATGAAGAGGTGGAGAAGTTTTTCCGCCAGCTAGTTTCGGACGCGGTGTTTCCTGAGCCCGACGCTGTACCTATGATGGTGCAAAAGTTGAAAACAACGGATGAGGTGCTGGATTTGGCCATTAAGGCTGAAAAGGCTTCGATTAGGTATTATGAAAAGCTAGCTCAAGAATCTCGTTTAGCCAAGACACGTAAGGTAGCCGAGAGGCTGATCAAGGAAGAAAAGACCCATATTGAAGACCTGCAAAATATGCGCGGCGCCTGA